gccgaggccttttagcacttatattatagGCAGGAGCgtcttcaagatttaaaataaataacccattcacaatggatgcagaagccaTAAACATGTAatttttagagatcacacaaccattgtctttactcgcaaatgaataaccatccttcatcaaacatgaaggtgacacaatgtttcgacttaaactaagaacaaaataacaattattcaactccaaAATAAATCCTGATgggaggtggagttgcatcgtcccgacgttcaatgcagcaactcttgcattattgcccacacggaaatcaacttctcccttttccacgcttctacttcttatcattccctgcatcgtattgcaaatatgagcaaccaatccggtatcaaatacccaagaattaatataagaattagcaaggaaaatgtctgtaacataaacaacaagtgtacaagctgtgggagtacctttactgccgcgatcctttatggattctaggtacagcttgcagttcctcttctagtgacctttcccatgacaatgaaagcactcagcATCAGCATGTGGTCCAGTCTTGGGCGcaggtgggtttggcttagagatctcatctttagccttgccctttttcttcttccaagaattgcccttcttcttaaacttaggcttgttttggaccaccatcacatggctactgccagcacctttcttgatatcagcctctgctattttaagcatgccacataattcattcaagcccttctccgccccatgcatatggtagttcgCGACGAAATTTTCATAGCTGGGCGGAAGAGATGCGAGAATAAAACTAGTAGCTAATTcagggccaattgggaagcccagcttctccaacctctgagtgtaaccaaccattttgatcacatgtggcccaactgCTGCACCCTTTGCTAGCTTGGTTTTagcaaaag
This sequence is a window from Miscanthus floridulus cultivar M001 chromosome 10, ASM1932011v1, whole genome shotgun sequence. Protein-coding genes within it:
- the LOC136488344 gene encoding uncharacterized protein codes for the protein MLACMEPDLQLQFDNNHAAHDMIVALNDMFQTQARTERFNVSKAFAKTKLAKGAAVGPHVIKMVGYTQRLEKLGFPIGPELATSFILASLPPSYENFVANYHMHGAEKGLNELCGMLKIAEADIKKGAGSSHVMVVQNKPKFKKKGNSWKKKKGKAKDEISKPNPPAPKTGPHADAECFHCHGKGH